A portion of the Calothrix sp. 336/3 genome contains these proteins:
- a CDS encoding cytochrome c biogenesis protein, which produces MTLDNPTSKESNVFVSFWQFIRQEFLPILTDLRLAILLLLAIALFSISGTVIEQGQAPDFYQANYPEHPALFGFLTWKVILLVGLDHVYRTWWFLALLIFFGTSLVACTFTRQLPALKAAQRWKFYDQPRQFAKLALSAEFDIEKIQDASVETLGQTLQKRRYKVFPSEGGILYARKGIIGRIGPIIVHIGIVVILLGAIWGAMTGFMAQEMVPSGNTFQVKNIIDAGPWASAQTPRDWSVRVNRFWIDYTPSGGIDQFYSDMSVVNQQGKEIDHKTIFVNQPLRYKGITFYQTDWGISAVRVKLNNSPVFQLPMAALDTKGKGRLWGTWIPTKPDLSAGVSLLAKDLQGMVLIYDAEGKLVDTVRSGMSTQVNGVTLKVLEVVGSTGLQIKADPGIPGVYAGFALLMAGVVMSYFSHSQIWALQQGGKLYVGAKTNRAQVAFEREVLTILDGLNTPR; this is translated from the coding sequence ATGACTTTAGACAATCCAACTTCCAAAGAATCTAATGTTTTCGTGAGTTTCTGGCAGTTTATCCGCCAGGAATTTTTGCCTATCCTCACGGATTTACGATTAGCAATTCTTTTACTACTGGCGATCGCCCTCTTTAGTATTAGCGGTACTGTCATCGAACAAGGACAAGCTCCTGATTTCTACCAAGCTAATTATCCCGAACATCCTGCCCTTTTCGGCTTTCTGACCTGGAAAGTGATTCTTCTGGTAGGCTTAGATCACGTATACCGTACCTGGTGGTTTCTAGCTCTGTTAATCTTCTTCGGTACTAGTCTCGTTGCCTGCACTTTTACCCGACAATTACCCGCTCTCAAAGCTGCCCAACGCTGGAAATTTTACGACCAACCACGACAATTTGCCAAGCTGGCTCTAAGTGCTGAATTTGATATCGAAAAAATACAAGATGCTTCCGTAGAAACCCTTGGTCAGACATTACAAAAACGCCGCTACAAAGTGTTTCCCTCAGAGGGAGGCATTCTCTACGCTCGCAAAGGTATCATCGGACGCATCGGACCAATTATTGTGCATATTGGCATTGTTGTGATTTTACTAGGGGCAATTTGGGGAGCTATGACTGGATTTATGGCTCAGGAAATGGTTCCTAGTGGGAATACTTTCCAAGTCAAAAATATTATCGATGCTGGTCCCTGGGCAAGTGCCCAAACTCCCAGAGATTGGTCAGTGCGCGTGAATCGCTTCTGGATTGATTACACCCCCAGTGGCGGAATTGACCAATTTTACTCAGATATGTCCGTTGTCAATCAACAGGGTAAGGAAATTGACCACAAAACGATTTTTGTCAATCAACCCCTGCGATACAAAGGTATTACTTTTTACCAAACCGACTGGGGAATCTCTGCGGTACGGGTCAAATTAAATAATAGTCCTGTGTTTCAACTACCCATGGCAGCCCTAGATACAAAAGGCAAAGGACGACTTTGGGGTACTTGGATACCAACAAAACCCGACTTAAGCGCTGGTGTATCTCTTTTGGCAAAAGATTTACAGGGTATGGTATTGATTTATGATGCTGAGGGCAAATTAGTAGACACGGTAAGAAGTGGAATGTCTACCCAGGTAAATGGGGTAACGCTGAAAGTATTGGAAGTTGTGGGAAGTACGGGTTTACAAATTAAGGCAGATCCAGGAATTCCTGGTGTTTATGCAGGTTTCGCTCTGCTGATGGCAGGTGTAGTTATGAGCTACTTCTCCCATTCCCAAATTTGGGCACTCCAACAAGGAGGAAAATTATATGTGGGTGCGAAAACTAACCGCGCTCAGGTAGCCTTTGAAAGGGAAGTGTTAACTATTTTGGATGGATTGAACACCCCAAGATAA